GTCGGTCTCGTCGAGGATCGAGCGCCGCACCTCGACCGTGTAGTCGGGTCGCACCGCGAGGAGGTACTTGTCGAAGGCGCCGTGGTGCAGTCGGCAGAGCGACAAGCCGTTCGGCACGATCGGCTCCCCGCCAGGCTCGGTGTCCGGGATGATGTGCGCCGCCTCGAGGAGCTCGGGATGTCGCAGTCGGCAGAGGGCGCACTGCTGCTGGTAGGCGGCGAGCACCCGTTCCCTGAACCCCTGCTGGTGAAGGCGCTGGCGGACCTGGGTCGTGGTGTACCGCCTCCGATAATCGGTTTCCAGATTGTCCCGGCCCGGTTCTGTAAGCGAGGACTTCAGTCCTCCGAGACCGACCACGGGCTGATCCGCCCTGACCGTGAACTTCAGCGCACCCAAGTCGTCGTTCACAATAAAGACCGGCCAGACGGCGGAGTACCTTCCCGGTACGAAACCAAAGAAGTAGACCAGCGGAGCTTGCTCCGCCATCGCCTTTCTGAGGCGGACGTTGTCGGGGTGCATCGGATCGGTGCCGCGGTAGTCGTAGAGCAAGGTGTCGTCATCGCGGCCGAACTCGTCGTGGTACGGACCCTCTGCCGACGTGCGGATGGAGAGCGGAAGCTCGGGAAGCACGCGGGGCTTGAAGATGCCCTGCTGGCTGACCAAGGGCACCCGCTCGCCGTCGATGAAGAGGCCGTGGGCGAGCAGGCTCCACGGCAGCACGTCGCCGTGAATCCGGGTCTGCTCCTCGAGCCAGGCAAAGACCGTCAGACGGATCCGCGTGTCGCGCTGGCGCTCGCTCTCCGTGGGCATGTCGCTCTCTGACTGATTCTATCCTCCCCCACCCCCCCGTCCGCCCCTGCAAATGGTGCCAGGCACCGAACTCCGCACCAATGGAAACGGTGNNNNNNNNNNNNNNNNNNNNNNNNNNNNNNNNNNNNNNNNNNNNNNNNNNNNNNNNNNNNNNNNNNNNNNNNNNNNNNNNNNNNNNNNNNNNNNNNNNNNCCAGGCACCGAACTCCGCATCTGCAGGCAAGATGCCTGCGCTACAACGCCGGCAGAAATGGTGCCAGGCACCGAACTCCGCATCTGCAGGCAAGATGCCTGCGCTACAACGCCGGCAGGATACCCACGCCACATGCAGGCAGGATGCCTGCGCTACAACGCCGGCAGGGTACCCACGCCACATGCAGGCAAGATGCCTGCGCTACAACGCCGGCAGGGTACCGGCGCCACGACCGCCGGGAGGACAGGCAAAGGTCAACAAATCATCAGCGTCGGTGCCTGGCTTGGGAAACTTCGGAAGCCGGCAATTCGAGGCTCGAATCGGACATCGCTGCTGAACTCGGCGCCTGACACCGAGATCCGCATGCGCGTCACAGTGGCTCGGTGCCCTCGGCGAGCAGGGCGAGGTAGCGGGCGTAACCGAATAGGCGATCGCGCTTCCTCCCGGTCAGCTCGCGCACGATGCCTGCCCGCTCGAGGAGCCCGATGATTCTTGCGGCCGCCGGGAACGACAGGCCCGATCGCTCGGCAGCCTCGCCGATGGAGAGAATGCCCCGTTCGCTTAGCCCCTGGTGGACTCGCATCGCAGAGGCCGCGGATCGTCCGAAGCTCTTCATCCGGGCCCGGTCTTCGTCAAGGAGCGCGACGATTCGCCGAGCCGTCTCCACGGCCTGCTCGGACGTCTGGGTGACGCCATCGAGAAAGAACTCGAGCCACTCCTCCCACCTCCCCTCGCGACGAACTCCGTCGAGGCGCTCGTAGTACTCGGCCCGGTTCTGCTTGAGGTAGAGGCTCAAGTAGAGCATCGGCTGACCGAGGATGCCGGCATCGCAGAGCAGGAGGGTGATGAGCAGCCGACCGATTCGGCCGTTTCCGTCGAGGAACGGGTGGATCGTCTCAAACTGCGCGTGGGCCAAGCCGGCGACCAACAGCGCCGGGATATCCTGCCGGCCTGAGTGAAGGTATCGCTCGAGGTCGGACATGCACCCTGACACTTCGTTGGGAGGCGGGGGCACGAACTGGGCGCGGCCGGGCCGGGAGCCTCCGACCCAGTTCTGGGTGCGCCGAAACTCACCCGGATCCTTGTCGCTTCCTCGGCCACGAGAGAGCAGGACCGCGTGGACCTCTCGAATCAGCCGACTCGAGAGCGGGAAGCCTCCGCGAAGCCGTTCGAGACCATGATCGAGGGCGGCGACGTAGTTCGAGGCCTCGACAACGTCGTCGAGGGGAACACCGGGAACCTCGTCGAGCTCGTAGAGCAGCAGGTCCGAGAGGGACGATTGGGTGCCCTCGATCTGCGACGAGAGCACCGCCTCCTTGCGCACATACATGTACAGCAACAACTTGGTGTCGGGAAGGAGAGCTGACACGCTGTCCAGGCGACCCAATCCTAGGTGCGCTCGTTCGAGAAGAACCTGAAGGTGCCCGCCGGGAGCCAAGGGCGGGTTGGGCGGCAGCGGAGCCGGCACGAACGCGTCGACGCGCTCGCCGGCAACTGCCGTGCTCTCGTATCGACCCTGAGGCCCTCGCTTCATCGTCAGTTCCTTGCGCTGTTCGAGTTGAATAGCACGTTTCGCTATTCAACATTACACGCTAAATATTAAATAACCACCATCGAGCCGTCAAGCGACATGCTGGTCGAGTGCCGGCTTCGAGAACGGTGCCAAACGGTGCCAGGCACCGAACTCCGCATCTATCGACCATCTCTGCTCGCGCGGCCTTCAGCGAGGCGGGGATCCCTCGCTTTCCGGCTTCGTCCTGCGGACTACGCAGTGACAAGCTGCTCGGGATGACAGGCGGGCATGCGATCGCCGGCAGGATGCCGGCGCCACAACTGCTCGGGATGACACGAACGACGGACGAGCGAGAGGTGCCTGCGGCTAGCGGCGGGCGGCGACGATCTCGTCGCACCAGGCGACCAGTCCGGCCATCACCTCCTCGCGGTTGGTCTCGTTGAGCATCTCGTGGCGGCCGCCGGGGTAAAGAGTGAGGCGCACGTCGGTGATACCGGCGCGCGCGTACGCGTCGCGGAGCCGCGTCATCCCCTTGCCGTGCTCGCCCACCGGATCACGGTCGCCGGCGAAGAGGTAGAGCGGCATGTCCTTGGGGACCTTCGCAACGTTCGCCGGGTTCGCGATCCGGCCGAGCGCGTCGAGCAGATCGACCCAGGTCTGGGTCGACACCTCGAAGCCGCACAGGGGGTCGGCGAGGTAGGCGTCGACCTCGGCCGGGTCGCGCGACAGCCAGTCGAACTCCGTGCGCGCGGGCGCGAAGGGCTTG
The sequence above is drawn from the Thermoanaerobaculales bacterium genome and encodes:
- a CDS encoding HNH endonuclease signature motif containing protein, producing the protein MPTESERQRDTRIRLTVFAWLEEQTRIHGDVLPWSLLAHGLFIDGERVPLVSQQGIFKPRVLPELPLSIRTSAEGPYHDEFGRDDDTLLYDYRGTDPMHPDNVRLRKAMAEQAPLVYFFGFVPGRYSAVWPVFIVNDDLGALKFTVRADQPVVGLGGLKSSLTEPGRDNLETDYRRRYTTTQVRQRLHQQGFRERVLAAYQQQCALCRLRHPELLEAAHIIPDTEPGGEPIVPNGLSLCRLHHGAFDKYLLAVRPDYTVEVRRSILDETDGPMLLHGLQGVHNQRIWTPRSAEQKPDRDLLERRYERFLKTG
- a CDS encoding Fic family protein; the encoded protein is MKRGPQGRYESTAVAGERVDAFVPAPLPPNPPLAPGGHLQVLLERAHLGLGRLDSVSALLPDTKLLLYMYVRKEAVLSSQIEGTQSSLSDLLLYELDEVPGVPLDDVVEASNYVAALDHGLERLRGGFPLSSRLIREVHAVLLSRGRGSDKDPGEFRRTQNWVGGSRPGRAQFVPPPPNEVSGCMSDLERYLHSGRQDIPALLVAGLAHAQFETIHPFLDGNGRIGRLLITLLLCDAGILGQPMLYLSLYLKQNRAEYYERLDGVRREGRWEEWLEFFLDGVTQTSEQAVETARRIVALLDEDRARMKSFGRSAASAMRVHQGLSERGILSIGEAAERSGLSFPAAARIIGLLERAGIVRELTGRKRDRLFGYARYLALLAEGTEPL